In Amycolatopsis coloradensis, one genomic interval encodes:
- a CDS encoding TetR/AcrR family transcriptional regulator, translated as MAAETRTPPSAWIDAGLHALAAGGPDAVRVEALAKALGVTKGGFYGHFADRGALLEGMLATWERMSTDLLFESVESEGGDARAKIRRAGLLAGDRLLPIDLAIRDWARRDPAVAERLRRVDNQRMDYLRSLMREIFADEDEVEARCLLAFSLLIGKHFMAADHGGRTRDEVTELAGALLLGGRPGHDG; from the coding sequence ATGGCCGCCGAAACCCGGACCCCGCCGAGCGCCTGGATCGACGCGGGGCTGCACGCCCTCGCCGCCGGAGGTCCCGACGCCGTGCGCGTCGAGGCGCTCGCGAAAGCCCTGGGAGTCACCAAAGGCGGGTTCTACGGACATTTCGCCGACCGGGGCGCGCTATTGGAGGGAATGCTCGCCACGTGGGAGCGGATGAGCACCGACCTGCTCTTCGAAAGCGTCGAGAGCGAAGGCGGTGACGCCAGGGCGAAGATCCGGCGCGCGGGTCTGCTCGCCGGCGATCGTCTGCTGCCGATCGACCTCGCCATCCGGGATTGGGCCCGGCGCGACCCGGCGGTGGCCGAGCGGCTCCGCCGGGTCGACAACCAGCGAATGGACTACCTGCGTTCCCTCATGCGCGAGATCTTCGCCGACGAGGACGAGGTCGAGGCCCGTTGCCTGCTCGCGTTCTCGCTCCTCATCGGCAAGCACTTCATGGCCGCCGACCACGGTGGCCGTACCCGAGACGAGGTCACCGAGCTGGCCGGAGCGCTGCTCCTCGGCGGTCGGCCCGGTCATGACGGCTGA
- a CDS encoding antibiotic biosynthesis monooxygenase, translating to MTVGFVATHYPHTDHHDEFVARVRRVADVLRCTPGCLAAECWVTAAGDAVVSIVRWESEAAQAASMQALGSAAVDVAFDDREVRPREIVQLVSA from the coding sequence ATGACTGTCGGATTCGTGGCCACGCATTACCCGCACACCGACCACCACGACGAATTCGTCGCGCGAGTCCGGCGAGTCGCCGACGTCTTGCGCTGCACGCCGGGCTGTCTCGCCGCCGAATGCTGGGTCACCGCCGCGGGTGACGCCGTGGTGTCGATCGTGCGCTGGGAATCCGAGGCGGCACAGGCGGCCTCGATGCAAGCTCTGGGGTCGGCGGCCGTGGACGTCGCCTTCGACGACCGCGAGGTCCGTCCGCGCGAGATCGTCCAGTTGGTGTCGGCATGA